A region of Streptomyces sp. TG1A-60 DNA encodes the following proteins:
- a CDS encoding PGPGW domain-containing protein: protein MALAAIGAVLTAAGAALYILPGPGVPVLFLGLAALAIGLVKAAVDHRNRRRRPDARKAPSPP, encoded by the coding sequence ATCGCTCTCGCCGCCATCGGCGCCGTGCTCACGGCGGCCGGGGCCGCCCTTTACATCCTGCCCGGACCCGGCGTTCCCGTCCTGTTCCTCGGCCTTGCGGCCCTGGCGATCGGACTGGTCAAGGCCGCCGTCGACCACCGCAACCGACGCCGCCGCCCCGACGCGAGGAAGGCGCCTTCGCCCCCGTGA
- a CDS encoding LAETG motif-containing sortase-dependent surface protein has protein sequence MKLRRAMAVAAATAVIAPLALLSAPAAFATDTPGTTESSSTGTSGDTGTGDAAGTGDTTGTGGDSPDKDTDAASGDQDTSTDDQDAATDDEAAASDDEASASDDQDTSTEDDTTSGEDDTTSTEDGDPSSEDDTKPSDGEGDDGDGTGPSDDEPWNPYEDCETFDLDDKLTASISGLPNQIVAGSGWHEFEFVIRNDSDKDLQKVWVQAFTEYGDDTNDDSSLLFDLAELQYKLDGKWTGDYQEGFEDEDGKIAFTGTFVAVLDSLEKHSTATLDLRVRVDEEAPAGSSFALSQAVYAGEESACYGNGDFYEFTVLAAGGEPGDDVEDAEPNGEKPDVTEGVKPQGEAKEITGNLAETGSGSALPVIGIAGGVAVAAGAGAMFVVRRKKAGAQA, from the coding sequence ATGAAGCTTCGCCGCGCCATGGCCGTCGCAGCCGCCACGGCAGTCATAGCCCCGCTGGCCCTGCTGTCGGCTCCGGCAGCCTTCGCCACCGACACCCCGGGGACCACGGAGAGCTCCTCCACCGGTACCTCCGGCGACACCGGCACCGGTGACGCGGCCGGGACGGGAGACACGACCGGCACCGGTGGTGACTCGCCGGACAAGGACACGGACGCCGCCTCCGGCGACCAGGACACGTCGACCGATGACCAGGACGCCGCCACGGACGATGAGGCAGCGGCCTCCGACGACGAGGCGTCCGCGTCGGACGACCAGGACACCTCGACCGAGGACGACACCACGTCCGGTGAGGACGACACCACGTCGACCGAGGACGGGGACCCGTCCTCCGAGGACGACACCAAGCCGTCGGACGGCGAGGGCGACGACGGCGATGGCACCGGCCCCTCGGACGACGAGCCGTGGAACCCCTACGAGGACTGCGAGACCTTCGACCTGGACGACAAGCTCACGGCCTCCATCTCCGGGCTGCCGAACCAGATCGTCGCGGGCTCCGGCTGGCACGAGTTCGAGTTCGTGATCAGGAACGACTCGGACAAGGACCTGCAGAAGGTCTGGGTCCAGGCGTTCACGGAGTACGGGGACGACACCAACGACGACAGCTCGCTCCTCTTCGACCTCGCCGAGCTCCAGTACAAGCTGGACGGCAAGTGGACCGGCGACTACCAGGAGGGCTTCGAGGACGAGGACGGCAAGATCGCCTTCACGGGTACGTTCGTCGCCGTCCTGGACTCCCTGGAGAAGCACTCCACCGCCACCCTGGACCTCCGTGTGCGGGTGGACGAGGAGGCTCCGGCGGGTTCGTCGTTCGCGCTGAGCCAGGCCGTGTACGCGGGTGAGGAGTCCGCGTGCTACGGCAACGGCGACTTCTACGAGTTCACCGTGCTCGCCGCCGGCGGCGAGCCGGGCGACGACGTCGAGGACGCCGAGCCGAACGGCGAGAAGCCCGACGTCACCGAGGGCGTGAAGCCGCAGGGCGAGGCCAAGGAGATCACCGGCAACCTCGCGGAGACGGGCTCCGGCTCCGCGCTTCCCGTGATCGGGATCGCCGGCGGCGTGGCCGTCGCCGCCGGTGCCGGCGCGATGTTCGTGGTACGCCGCAAGAAGGCCGGGGCACAGGCGTAG
- a CDS encoding FKBP-type peptidyl-prolyl cis-trans isomerase, whose protein sequence is MPVPTVSVSRQAVPAAAATDAVLPTVSGKFGRKPTITIPKAQPSGKFVITTVLAGHGRKARSNDIVIVDYAAKTWKRGTALPGTYGEHGAPSAFPVGQGAVLPALDRAVEGQQAGSRVLVVAPPAAAYGDAGNARLGVRGTDTVVFAIDIVKIIPADSTAQGQQRPVSEALPQVRATRTAATITVPDTTPPRSLMTQTLIDGTGPAAKAGQNLVIRRVGAVWAANRGEEQATLFDSSWSHGPSSVVIGRGNLIEGLDRALVGARAGSRILVVIPPQLAYGVTAREDIPASSTVVFVVDVLAAP, encoded by the coding sequence ATGCCGGTGCCGACCGTGTCCGTCTCCCGGCAGGCGGTGCCTGCCGCAGCGGCAACGGATGCCGTGCTGCCCACCGTGTCCGGGAAGTTCGGCCGGAAGCCGACGATCACCATCCCGAAAGCGCAGCCCAGCGGGAAGTTCGTCATCACCACCGTGCTGGCGGGCCATGGCCGGAAGGCCCGCAGCAACGACATCGTGATCGTCGACTACGCCGCCAAGACCTGGAAGCGCGGCACTGCGCTGCCCGGCACCTACGGTGAGCACGGCGCACCCAGTGCTTTTCCGGTCGGTCAGGGCGCCGTACTCCCCGCACTGGATCGAGCCGTCGAGGGGCAGCAGGCCGGCAGCAGAGTGCTGGTGGTGGCCCCGCCGGCCGCCGCCTACGGTGACGCGGGCAACGCCCGGCTGGGTGTCCGGGGCACCGACACCGTCGTGTTCGCCATCGACATCGTAAAGATCATCCCGGCTGACTCCACCGCCCAGGGACAGCAGCGACCCGTATCCGAGGCGCTGCCCCAGGTACGGGCCACACGCACGGCTGCCACGATCACCGTGCCGGACACCACCCCGCCCAGGAGCCTTATGACCCAGACGCTCATCGACGGCACCGGCCCCGCAGCCAAGGCCGGCCAGAACCTCGTGATTCGGCGCGTCGGCGCAGTATGGGCCGCCAACCGCGGAGAGGAGCAGGCTACTCTCTTCGATTCGTCCTGGTCTCACGGCCCGTCTTCTGTCGTCATCGGCCGCGGCAACCTCATCGAAGGACTCGACCGGGCACTGGTCGGAGCCAGAGCGGGCAGCAGAATCCTCGTCGTGATCCCACCACAGCTGGCCTACGGAGTCACAGCCCGGGAGGATATCCCGGCCAGTTCCACCGTCGTCTTCGTAGTCGACGTACTGGCGGCACCCTAG
- a CDS encoding RHS repeat-associated core domain-containing protein, with translation MTGETGDTVLQLTNIHGDLAVQHPLDTTKPTTVLDHDEYGNPRQGSTPARYGWLGGKQRPTSPTTALVLMGVRLYDPRIGRFLSTDPIHGGNANAYEYVHGDPINKYDLDGRHWFSNRWKRRLLRGAVYAGAAFATAGFCAVTGGLGCIVAGAAIGAAWGAGDYWAKRRFGNRARYNRRDLWVSVGQGAGFGAASSVGGLTWKATQRFVARGTGKRRAPSRGWGWWRR, from the coding sequence ATCACCGGCGAAACCGGCGACACCGTCCTGCAACTGACCAACATCCACGGCGACCTGGCCGTCCAACACCCCCTGGACACCACCAAACCCACGACCGTCCTCGACCACGACGAATACGGCAACCCCCGCCAGGGCAGCACCCCCGCCCGCTACGGCTGGCTCGGCGGCAAACAACGCCCCACCTCACCCACCACGGCACTCGTCCTCATGGGCGTCCGGCTCTACGACCCCCGAATCGGCCGCTTCCTGTCCACCGACCCCATCCACGGCGGCAACGCCAACGCGTATGAGTACGTCCACGGCGACCCCATCAACAAGTACGACCTCGACGGCAGACACTGGTTCTCGAACAGATGGAAGCGACGCTTGCTGCGTGGAGCCGTCTACGCAGGTGCGGCTTTCGCAACGGCCGGCTTCTGTGCGGTCACGGGCGGCCTGGGATGCATCGTCGCCGGAGCAGCCATCGGAGCAGCTTGGGGAGCCGGCGACTACTGGGCCAAGCGACGTTTCGGGAATCGCGCAAGGTACAACCGACGAGACCTGTGGGTCAGCGTCGGTCAAGGGGCCGGATTCGGAGCCGCGAGCTCTGTAGGCGGCCTTACCTGGAAGGCCACGCAAAGATTCGTCGCGAGAGGGACAGGGAAGCGTCGGGCTCCCTCTCGGGGGTGGGGATGGTGGCGCAGATGA